The following proteins are co-located in the Pseudomonas fluorescens genome:
- a CDS encoding LacI family DNA-binding transcriptional regulator: MNKKKSVTISDIAKRVGMTTITVSRALNKPDQVKPATLARILDVARELDYVPNAFARGLKRSESLIIGVITASVDNPFYSEMIKAISREAKQHGYTIMLVDTDELAELESKAVDTLLGYRVAGIILSPVSDEPSYQPDYLERLGNGKTPVVLLDRTIHDSPFSRVVLDNYHSGIQAAHYLLRQTPDLKRLLVLTGPEHSRITVERLKGLREVLAEHPHVQVEVQAGDYTLMPSYLHTLDYLAEHSAPDAIMGFNQLITLGALRALRMHNIPHDSLTICGIDRLPFADIFGVPIACVAHDASLAGSSAVRLLLDRLEDPYKPRDKVVIAGQLENG; encoded by the coding sequence ATGAACAAGAAAAAGTCCGTCACCATCAGCGACATTGCCAAACGGGTCGGCATGACCACTATCACGGTCTCGCGAGCGCTGAACAAACCTGACCAGGTCAAACCCGCCACGCTGGCGCGCATCCTCGACGTCGCGCGGGAGTTGGACTATGTGCCCAACGCCTTCGCCCGTGGGCTCAAACGCAGTGAAAGCCTGATCATTGGCGTGATCACCGCGTCGGTGGACAACCCGTTCTACAGCGAAATGATCAAGGCGATTTCCCGCGAGGCGAAGCAGCACGGCTACACCATCATGCTGGTGGACACCGACGAGCTGGCGGAGCTGGAAAGCAAAGCCGTCGACACGTTGCTGGGCTACCGCGTGGCCGGGATCATCCTGTCGCCGGTCTCTGATGAGCCGAGCTACCAGCCCGATTACCTGGAGCGGCTGGGCAACGGCAAGACCCCGGTGGTGCTGCTCGACCGTACGATCCACGACAGCCCGTTCAGCCGCGTGGTGCTCGACAATTACCACAGCGGCATTCAGGCCGCGCACTACCTGTTGCGCCAGACGCCCGACCTCAAGCGCCTGCTGGTGCTGACCGGCCCCGAGCATTCACGGATCACCGTGGAGCGCCTCAAGGGCCTGCGCGAAGTGCTCGCTGAACATCCGCACGTACAGGTCGAAGTGCAGGCTGGCGACTACACGCTGATGCCGTCTTACCTGCATACCCTCGACTACCTCGCCGAACACTCGGCGCCGGACGCGATCATGGGTTTTAACCAGTTGATCACCCTCGGTGCCCTGCGCGCGTTGCGCATGCACAACATCCCCCATGACAGCCTGACCATCTGCGGCATCGACCGCCTGCCCTTCGCCGATATCTTTGGCGTGCCAATCGCCTGCGTGGCCCACGACGCCTCCCTGGCCGGCAGCAGCGCGGTACGCCTGCTGCTTGACCGCCTGGAAGACCCGTACAAGCCACGGGACAAGGTGGTCATCGCCGGCCAGTTGGAAAACGGCTAG
- a CDS encoding amidase, whose protein sequence is MSEIGQLTAVQLLKHFRDKTLSPVDVTEDALLRIERYNPMVNAYCHVDPEGALQAARASEQRWLKGQPCGALDGVPASIKDLTLTIGMPTRKGSRTSSPEGPWDVDAPFSALMRKAGAVLLGKTTTPEFGWKGVTDNPLYGITRNPWDTRTTAGGSSGGAGAAAALNLGVLHQGSDAGGSIRIPCAFTGTFGIKPTFGYVPQWPASSMTILSHLGPMTRTVEDSVLMLQTVAQPDARDGLIGAPRTTPWLTPGTHLKGLRVAYSPTFGYVDVDPHVAKVVAQAVEGLVQLGAHVEQIDPGFSDPLEVFSTLWAAGAARLTGPMSEAQKHLLDPGLRRIAQRGEQLSLSDYSAALEARAALVARMAAFHQHYDVLVSPMMPITAFEAGHNVPPGSGMQEWMEWTPFTYPFNLTQQPTASVPCGLAPNGLPVGLHVVGARFADEQVLRVCQVYAKAFPTEHLAAPRLL, encoded by the coding sequence ATGAGTGAGATTGGCCAACTGACGGCAGTGCAACTGCTGAAGCACTTTCGGGACAAAACCCTGTCGCCGGTGGACGTCACCGAGGACGCCTTGCTGCGTATCGAACGCTACAACCCGATGGTGAATGCCTACTGCCATGTCGACCCTGAAGGGGCATTGCAGGCTGCGCGGGCGTCGGAGCAACGCTGGCTCAAGGGCCAACCGTGCGGCGCACTCGATGGGGTGCCTGCCTCCATCAAAGACCTCACATTGACGATTGGCATGCCCACCCGCAAGGGTTCACGCACCTCCTCACCCGAAGGCCCATGGGACGTGGACGCGCCCTTCTCGGCCTTGATGCGCAAAGCCGGCGCGGTACTGCTGGGCAAGACCACCACACCTGAATTCGGCTGGAAAGGCGTCACCGATAACCCGTTGTACGGCATCACCCGCAACCCATGGGACACCCGCACCACGGCGGGCGGCTCGTCAGGTGGCGCCGGTGCGGCGGCAGCGCTGAACCTTGGCGTGCTGCACCAAGGCAGCGATGCCGGTGGCTCGATCCGAATTCCGTGCGCCTTCACCGGCACCTTCGGTATCAAGCCAACTTTTGGTTACGTACCGCAATGGCCGGCCAGCTCCATGACGATCCTGTCGCACCTGGGGCCGATGACCCGCACCGTCGAAGACAGTGTGCTGATGCTGCAAACCGTCGCTCAACCGGATGCACGCGATGGCCTGATCGGCGCACCGCGCACCACCCCGTGGCTCACGCCAGGTACGCACCTCAAAGGCCTGCGAGTCGCCTACAGCCCGACCTTCGGCTACGTGGATGTTGATCCGCACGTCGCCAAGGTGGTCGCCCAAGCGGTTGAGGGCCTGGTGCAATTGGGCGCGCATGTCGAGCAGATCGACCCGGGCTTCAGCGACCCACTGGAGGTGTTCAGCACCTTGTGGGCCGCCGGCGCCGCACGCCTGACCGGGCCGATGAGCGAGGCGCAAAAACACTTGCTGGACCCGGGTTTGCGGCGCATTGCGCAACGCGGCGAACAGCTCAGCCTCAGCGACTACAGCGCGGCCCTCGAAGCCCGCGCGGCACTGGTCGCCAGGATGGCGGCGTTCCATCAGCACTACGACGTGCTGGTCTCGCCGATGATGCCGATCACTGCGTTTGAAGCCGGGCACAACGTGCCACCGGGTTCGGGCATGCAGGAATGGATGGAGTGGACGCCGTTTACCTATCCCTTCAACCTCACGCAGCAACCGACGGCGTCAGTGCCGTGCGGGTTGGCCCCGAATGGCTTGCCGGTGGGCTTGCATGTGGTGGGCGCGCGATTTGCCGATGAGCAGGTGCTGCGGGTTTGCCAGGTGTATGCCAAGGCATTCCCCACCGAACACCTTGCCGCACCGCGCCTACTCTGA
- a CDS encoding LysR family transcriptional regulator, translating to MDIELARTFLEITRCGSLAATAEKLHVTQTAITARVKNLESQLGSTLFVRNRAGARLTADGEAFVVYANQLLQTWEAAKRDLPLPDGYRNVLHIGGEVSLCNPLMLGWAQALREHIPGHALRTEIREGEYLLRQLELGVLDAALVFQPQYWPGLQVEQVLEEKLILVQRVSKPAPYIYIDWGPGFRQQHDAALPDKARAALSFNLGPLALQYILENGGAGYFRTRVVQSYLDSGVMQRVPKAPEFSFPTYLVYSRARDSAVLQQALALLREVVKAESDWSQRWDPLI from the coding sequence ATGGACATCGAACTGGCACGCACGTTTCTCGAAATCACCCGCTGCGGCAGCCTGGCTGCGACGGCCGAGAAACTGCACGTCACCCAGACCGCCATCACCGCACGCGTAAAAAACCTCGAGAGCCAGTTGGGCAGCACGCTGTTTGTGCGCAACCGCGCCGGTGCGCGGTTGACCGCCGATGGCGAAGCCTTTGTGGTGTACGCCAACCAATTGCTGCAAACCTGGGAAGCCGCCAAGCGTGACCTGCCGCTGCCGGATGGCTACCGCAACGTGCTGCATATCGGCGGCGAGGTCAGCCTGTGCAACCCGCTGATGCTCGGCTGGGCGCAGGCCCTGCGCGAACATATCCCAGGGCACGCGCTGCGCACCGAAATACGCGAAGGCGAGTACCTGCTGCGCCAGTTGGAACTGGGTGTGCTGGATGCCGCATTAGTGTTCCAACCGCAGTACTGGCCGGGGTTGCAGGTGGAACAGGTGCTGGAAGAAAAACTGATCCTGGTGCAACGGGTGAGCAAGCCGGCGCCGTATATCTACATTGACTGGGGCCCGGGCTTTCGCCAGCAGCATGATGCCGCGCTGCCCGACAAAGCCCGTGCAGCGCTGAGCTTCAACCTCGGGCCGCTGGCGTTGCAGTACATCCTGGAGAATGGCGGCGCCGGGTATTTCCGCACGCGCGTGGTGCAGAGCTACCTGGACAGCGGCGTGATGCAGCGGGTGCCGAAGGCGCCGGAATTCAGTTTCCCGACCTACCTGGTGTACTCACGGGCGCGCGACAGTGCCGTGTTGCAGCAGGCGCTGGCGCTGCTGCGCGAGGTGGTCAAAGCCGAAAGTGACTGGTCACAACGCTGGGACCCGCTGATTTGA
- a CDS encoding ABC transporter ATP-binding protein — MLIVENIHSYYDKSHVLEGVSLTVNPGELVTLLGRNGAGKTTTLRSILGIICPRQGQIHFNGQALVGQKIFEIARQGLALVPENRGIFRLLTVEENLRIAVRKTSRWQMEDVYGMFPRLKERRKNAGHALSGGEQQMLAIARALLNDPKLLILDEPTEGLAPVIVDELVKILRKVKDDGLPVLLVEQNLMVCDKLADRHYVLEQGRVVYEGSAAAFRADPTIKNRYLALSA; from the coding sequence ATGCTGATCGTCGAGAATATCCATTCCTACTACGACAAAAGCCATGTACTCGAAGGCGTGTCGTTGACCGTCAATCCCGGCGAATTGGTCACGCTGCTGGGGCGCAATGGCGCCGGCAAGACCACCACCTTGCGCAGCATCCTGGGGATTATCTGCCCGCGTCAGGGCCAGATTCACTTCAACGGCCAGGCGCTGGTCGGGCAAAAAATCTTTGAAATCGCTCGTCAGGGCCTGGCATTGGTCCCGGAGAACCGCGGGATCTTCCGCCTGCTGACCGTCGAGGAAAACCTGCGCATCGCGGTGCGCAAGACCAGCCGCTGGCAGATGGAGGACGTGTACGGCATGTTCCCGCGCCTCAAGGAGCGCCGTAAGAACGCCGGCCACGCTCTGTCCGGTGGCGAACAACAGATGCTCGCCATCGCCCGCGCCCTGCTCAACGACCCCAAGTTACTGATCCTCGACGAACCCACCGAAGGCCTGGCCCCGGTGATCGTCGACGAACTGGTGAAGATCCTGCGCAAGGTCAAGGACGACGGCCTGCCGGTGCTGCTGGTGGAACAGAACCTGATGGTCTGCGACAAGCTCGCCGACCGCCATTACGTGCTCGAACAGGGCCGCGTGGTGTACGAAGGCAGCGCCGCCGCCTTCCGCGCCGACCCGACGATCAAGAACCGCTACCTGGCCCTGAGTGCCTGA
- a CDS encoding FGGY-family carbohydrate kinase: protein MNYVMGVDIGTQSTKALLVDAQGTIIAQHSQGYRVDTPKVRWAEQWPQVWLDAVEACVAQCMAKAGVAAEQVKALCISSLYGGSGIAVDAQITPLHPCLIWMDRRAGEQVAWVREHVDLERLFAVTGNSVDSYYGFTKMLWLKQHQPQVWANTRYLLPPNSYINWCLTGELAVDHSSAGNIGGVYDVAQRGWSEDMLAALQIPLAMMPERLVYSGEVVGGLLETWAARLGLQAGTPILAGGVDAAMATLAAGVTQPGNHVAMIGTSMCWGYLNQHVDARHGLVSMPHVYNGHRDLYIFGGAITAGASVSWFREQFCQAEEQQAKATGQDSLALLEQRAMKIPAGSEGLLFLPYLMGERSPVWDDRASGSFVGLNLYHSRIHLYRAVLEGVSFALRHNIEAGTQGAQSLDPRLIVVGGASHSDLWMQIITDITRYPVYTIVQEVEAAMGAALLAAHTLGLVSDAQMDKGWVQLELRAQPKRENVVTYDRAFGEYLKLYPALKPIMHSLQSD, encoded by the coding sequence ATGAACTATGTCATGGGTGTCGACATTGGAACCCAGAGCACCAAGGCGCTGCTGGTGGATGCTCAAGGCACGATCATCGCCCAGCACAGCCAGGGGTATCGCGTCGATACCCCGAAAGTGCGCTGGGCCGAGCAATGGCCGCAGGTCTGGCTCGACGCGGTCGAGGCCTGCGTGGCGCAGTGCATGGCCAAGGCCGGGGTGGCAGCAGAGCAGGTCAAGGCGCTGTGCATCAGCAGCCTGTACGGCGGCTCGGGGATTGCCGTGGATGCGCAGATCACGCCGCTGCACCCGTGCCTGATCTGGATGGACCGCCGTGCCGGCGAGCAGGTGGCCTGGGTGCGCGAGCATGTTGACCTTGAACGCTTGTTCGCGGTCACCGGCAACTCGGTGGACAGCTACTACGGCTTCACCAAGATGCTCTGGCTCAAGCAGCATCAGCCGCAAGTATGGGCCAACACGCGTTACCTGCTGCCGCCCAACAGCTATATCAACTGGTGCCTTACCGGTGAACTGGCAGTGGACCACAGCAGCGCCGGCAATATCGGCGGCGTCTATGACGTGGCGCAGCGCGGCTGGTCCGAAGACATGCTCGCAGCACTGCAGATACCGCTGGCAATGATGCCTGAGCGGTTGGTGTATTCCGGCGAGGTGGTGGGTGGGCTGCTGGAGACCTGGGCCGCGCGCCTGGGCCTGCAGGCAGGCACACCGATTCTCGCCGGTGGCGTGGACGCGGCGATGGCGACCCTGGCCGCAGGCGTTACGCAGCCGGGCAACCATGTGGCAATGATCGGCACCAGCATGTGCTGGGGCTATCTGAACCAGCACGTCGACGCACGCCACGGCCTGGTGAGCATGCCCCACGTCTATAACGGCCATCGGGACCTGTACATCTTCGGCGGTGCAATCACCGCCGGGGCATCGGTCAGCTGGTTTCGCGAGCAGTTCTGCCAGGCCGAAGAGCAACAGGCCAAGGCTACTGGCCAGGACAGTTTGGCGTTGCTGGAACAGCGCGCGATGAAGATCCCGGCAGGCAGCGAAGGCTTGTTGTTCCTGCCGTACTTGATGGGCGAACGCAGCCCGGTGTGGGATGACCGTGCCAGCGGCAGTTTTGTCGGGCTGAACCTGTATCACAGCCGCATTCACCTGTACCGCGCGGTGCTCGAGGGGGTGAGTTTTGCCCTGCGGCACAATATCGAAGCCGGCACCCAGGGCGCGCAATCACTGGACCCGCGGCTGATTGTGGTCGGTGGCGCGAGTCATTCGGATTTGTGGATGCAGATTATTACGGACATCACGCGGTACCCGGTTTACACCATCGTGCAAGAAGTTGAGGCGGCAATGGGCGCGGCGTTGCTGGCTGCGCATACGCTGGGGTTGGTGAGCGATGCGCAGATGGACAAGGGCTGGGTGCAATTGGAACTGCGCGCGCAGCCCAAGCGCGAGAATGTCGTGACCTATGACCGCGCGTTTGGCGAGTATTTGAAGCTGTATCCCGCGTTGAAACCGATCATGCACAGCTTGCAATCCGATTGA
- a CDS encoding alcohol dehydrogenase catalytic domain-containing protein, with product MDKHTEMQAVVCHGPKDYRLQRIGKPQARPNELVIRIAACGICASDCKCHSGAAMFWGGDNPWVKAPVVPGHEFFGYVVEVGEGAEEHFEVAVGDKVIAEQIVPCSKCRFCKSGKYWMCEVHNIFGFQREVAEGGMAQYMRIPKTAIVHKIPESVSLEDSALVEPMACSIHTVNRGEIQLDDVVVIAGAGTLGLCMVQVAALKTPKKLVVIDMVDERLELAKQFGADVVINPSRDNAREIINGLTDSYGCDVYIETTGVPAGVTQGLDLIRKLGRFVEFSVFGAETSVDWSIIGDRKELDVRGAHLGPYCYPIAIDLFERGLVTSKGIVTHDFPLDHFAEAFELANSTKSIKVLLKPVL from the coding sequence ATGGACAAGCACACCGAAATGCAAGCCGTCGTCTGCCACGGCCCCAAGGACTACCGCCTGCAACGCATCGGCAAACCCCAGGCACGCCCCAATGAACTGGTGATCCGCATCGCCGCCTGCGGCATCTGCGCCAGCGACTGCAAATGCCACTCGGGGGCGGCGATGTTCTGGGGCGGCGACAACCCGTGGGTCAAGGCGCCCGTGGTGCCGGGCCACGAATTTTTTGGCTACGTGGTGGAAGTCGGCGAGGGCGCTGAAGAGCACTTTGAAGTGGCGGTTGGCGACAAGGTCATCGCCGAACAGATCGTGCCGTGCAGCAAGTGCCGCTTCTGCAAGTCGGGTAAATACTGGATGTGCGAGGTGCACAACATCTTTGGCTTCCAGCGTGAAGTGGCCGAAGGCGGCATGGCCCAGTACATGCGCATTCCCAAGACCGCCATCGTGCACAAGATTCCGGAGTCGGTATCGCTGGAAGATTCGGCGCTGGTGGAGCCGATGGCCTGCTCGATTCATACCGTCAACCGTGGCGAAATCCAGCTGGATGACGTGGTGGTGATCGCCGGTGCGGGCACCCTCGGGCTGTGCATGGTCCAGGTGGCCGCGTTGAAGACCCCGAAAAAACTGGTGGTGATCGACATGGTCGATGAGCGCCTCGAACTGGCCAAGCAATTCGGCGCCGACGTGGTGATCAACCCATCCCGCGACAACGCCCGTGAGATCATCAACGGCCTCACCGACAGCTACGGCTGCGACGTGTACATCGAAACCACCGGCGTACCGGCCGGCGTGACCCAGGGCCTGGACCTGATCCGCAAACTCGGGCGTTTTGTCGAGTTCAGCGTATTCGGTGCCGAAACCAGTGTCGACTGGTCGATCATCGGCGACCGCAAAGAGCTCGACGTACGCGGCGCGCACCTGGGCCCGTATTGCTACCCGATTGCCATCGACCTGTTCGAGCGCGGCCTGGTCACCTCCAAAGGCATCGTCACTCACGACTTCCCGCTGGATCACTTTGCCGAAGCGTTCGAGTTGGCCAACTCGACGAAGTCGATCAAGGTGCTGTTGAAACCGGTGCTTTGA
- a CDS encoding ABC transporter permease, which produces MQQGAQVNTSINTGDTGRLRLNLARLLRSPAFYPFVGLVVVTLVMILASDTFLTASNLSNIARQVSINAIIAVGMTCVILTGGIDLSVGPVMALSGTLTAGLMVAGLPPGLAIGAGMLIGVAFGIGNGLFVAYLHMPPIIVTLATMGIARGLGLMYTDGYPISGLPEWFGFFGRQSLFGIEVPILIMLITYFAAYVLLQHTRIGRYIYAIGGNEEAVRLSGVRAARFKLLVYGISGLTAAIAGLVLTSRLMSGQPNAGVSFELDAIAAVVLGGASIAGGRGVIVGTLLGAMLLGVLNNGLNMLGVSPYVQSVIKGAIILLAIFISRQRHK; this is translated from the coding sequence ATGCAACAGGGGGCTCAAGTGAATACGTCCATTAACACCGGCGACACCGGCCGACTGCGCCTGAACCTGGCGCGGCTGCTGCGTTCGCCGGCGTTTTATCCCTTTGTCGGGCTGGTGGTGGTGACCCTGGTGATGATTCTTGCCAGCGACACCTTCCTCACCGCCAGCAATCTGTCGAACATCGCCCGCCAAGTGTCGATCAACGCGATTATTGCGGTGGGCATGACCTGCGTGATTCTCACCGGCGGCATCGACCTGTCGGTGGGGCCGGTGATGGCGCTGTCCGGCACCCTGACCGCCGGCCTGATGGTCGCGGGGCTGCCGCCGGGCCTGGCGATTGGCGCCGGGATGTTGATCGGCGTGGCCTTTGGCATCGGCAACGGGCTGTTCGTCGCCTACCTGCATATGCCGCCGATCATCGTCACCCTGGCGACCATGGGCATCGCCCGTGGCCTGGGCCTGATGTACACCGACGGTTACCCGATCTCCGGGCTGCCGGAGTGGTTCGGCTTTTTCGGCCGCCAGAGCCTGTTCGGCATCGAAGTGCCGATCCTGATCATGCTGATCACCTACTTTGCCGCCTACGTGTTGCTGCAACACACGCGCATCGGCCGCTACATCTACGCCATCGGCGGCAATGAAGAAGCGGTGCGTTTGTCCGGGGTGCGCGCGGCGCGATTCAAGTTGCTGGTGTACGGCATCAGCGGCCTGACGGCGGCGATTGCCGGGCTGGTGCTGACTTCACGCCTGATGAGCGGCCAGCCGAATGCCGGCGTGTCATTCGAGCTGGATGCGATTGCGGCCGTGGTGCTCGGCGGCGCCTCGATTGCCGGCGGGCGCGGCGTGATCGTCGGCACGTTGCTCGGCGCGATGTTGCTCGGCGTATTGAACAACGGCCTGAACATGCTCGGCGTCTCGCCCTACGTCCAGAGTGTGATCAAGGGCGCAATCATCTTGCTGGCGATCTTTATCAGCCGTCAGCGCCATAAATAA
- a CDS encoding Zn-dependent hydrolase, giving the protein MNSFAHPLKSNAPLINRDRLWQSLMDLAQLGATVKGGVCRLALTDLDRQARDLFVHWCEAAGCSVSVDAIGNIFARRAGRNPALPPVMTGSHIDTQPTGGKFDGCYGVMAGLEVIRTLNDLQLETQAPIEVVVWTNEEGSRFPPCMMGSGVFAGKFDVQDTLAKLDDQGLSVGAELQRIGYAGSRAVLGHPVGAYFEAHIEQGPVLEDQATTIGVVMGCLGQKWFDLTLTGVEAHAGPTPMHLRKDALVGAAEVVSAVNRIAHQQQPHACGTVGCLNLHPGSRNVIPGQVHMTIDLRHLHADTLQAMVDEVRGVIEATAQRHGLSVELTPTADFPPLDFAPACVNAVRDAAMTLGLSHMDIVSGAGHDAIFVAELGPAGMIFVPCEGGISHNEIENAAPDDLAAGCAVLLRAMVNAAQGDLA; this is encoded by the coding sequence ATGAACAGTTTTGCGCACCCCCTCAAGAGCAACGCCCCGCTGATCAACCGCGACCGCCTGTGGCAATCGTTGATGGACCTCGCCCAGCTCGGCGCCACCGTCAAAGGCGGCGTGTGCCGCCTGGCGCTCACCGACCTCGACCGCCAGGCCCGCGACCTGTTCGTGCACTGGTGCGAGGCGGCCGGGTGCAGCGTCAGTGTCGACGCCATCGGGAATATCTTTGCACGCCGCGCCGGGCGTAACCCCGCCCTGCCCCCGGTCATGACCGGCAGCCATATCGACACCCAACCTACCGGCGGCAAGTTCGACGGCTGCTACGGGGTGATGGCCGGGCTGGAAGTGATCCGCACACTCAATGACTTGCAGCTGGAGACGCAAGCGCCGATCGAAGTGGTGGTGTGGACCAACGAAGAGGGCTCGCGTTTCCCGCCATGCATGATGGGCTCCGGGGTGTTTGCCGGTAAGTTCGACGTGCAGGACACCCTCGCCAAACTCGACGACCAGGGCCTGTCGGTGGGCGCCGAACTGCAGCGTATCGGCTATGCCGGTTCGCGTGCGGTGCTCGGCCACCCGGTGGGCGCGTATTTCGAGGCGCATATCGAGCAAGGGCCAGTGTTGGAAGACCAGGCCACCACGATTGGCGTGGTCATGGGCTGCCTCGGCCAGAAGTGGTTCGACCTGACCCTCACCGGCGTTGAAGCCCACGCCGGCCCCACGCCGATGCACCTGCGCAAGGACGCCCTGGTAGGGGCCGCCGAAGTGGTCAGCGCGGTCAACCGTATCGCCCATCAGCAACAGCCTCACGCCTGTGGCACCGTCGGCTGCCTGAACCTGCACCCAGGGTCGCGCAACGTGATTCCTGGCCAGGTGCACATGACCATCGACCTGCGCCACCTGCATGCCGACACCTTGCAGGCCATGGTGGATGAGGTGCGCGGCGTGATCGAAGCCACGGCCCAACGCCACGGCCTGAGTGTTGAACTGACACCCACCGCCGACTTCCCGCCACTGGACTTCGCCCCGGCCTGCGTCAACGCCGTGCGTGACGCCGCGATGACCCTGGGCTTGAGCCATATGGACATCGTCAGCGGCGCCGGGCATGACGCCATTTTCGTCGCCGAACTCGGCCCGGCCGGGATGATCTTTGTGCCGTGCGAAGGCGGCATCAGCCACAACGAAATCGAAAACGCTGCGCCGGATGACCTCGCGGCGGGCTGTGCGGTGTTGCTGCGCGCCATGGTCAACGCAGCCCAGGGGGATCTGGCATGA
- a CDS encoding ABC transporter ATP-binding protein yields the protein MSILLETKDLELAYGAFHAVNGVNLKVEAGTIHTIIGPNGAGKTSLFHCLTGERQATAGAIHFDGKNLMRKPAHARVGLGMARSFQLTSLFQNLSVRENLRLAAQGRDGARALNFWRQVDSKREHLEMADQVLERLQLTARAGTLAGELSHGQQRVLEVGMSICSKPKLLMLDEPTSGMGIDDIPIMTQLISDLGRDHTVLLIEHNMSIVMSISQRITVMSHGQILVEGTPEFVRADERVRTAYLGEAA from the coding sequence GGTCGAAGCCGGCACCATCCACACCATCATCGGCCCTAATGGCGCGGGCAAGACCAGCCTGTTCCACTGCCTGACCGGCGAACGCCAGGCCACCGCCGGGGCGATTCATTTCGACGGCAAGAACCTGATGCGCAAGCCCGCTCACGCCCGTGTCGGCCTGGGCATGGCGCGCTCGTTCCAGCTCACCAGCCTGTTCCAGAACCTCAGCGTGCGCGAGAACCTGCGCCTGGCTGCACAAGGCCGCGACGGTGCCAGGGCGCTGAATTTCTGGCGCCAGGTGGACAGCAAGCGCGAACACCTGGAGATGGCAGACCAGGTGCTCGAACGCCTGCAACTCACGGCCCGCGCCGGCACCCTGGCCGGCGAGTTGTCCCACGGCCAGCAGCGCGTGCTGGAGGTGGGTATGTCGATCTGCTCCAAACCAAAGCTGTTGATGCTTGACGAGCCCACCTCGGGCATGGGCATCGATGACATCCCGATCATGACCCAACTGATCAGCGACCTCGGCCGCGACCACACGGTGCTGCTGATCGAACACAACATGAGCATCGTCATGTCCATCAGCCAACGCATCACGGTGATGAGCCACGGGCAAATCCTGGTGGAAGGCACGCCGGAATTCGTGCGCGCCGATGAACGCGTGCGCACTGCTTACCTGGGAGAGGCCGCCTGA
- a CDS encoding SDR family oxidoreductase, protein MTTTFNFTHRRILVTGATSGIGHEIALQLINSGAEVFALGRDAEALARLGCHAVCVDIADSAALDNALHDLPPLHGLVNCAGISRLEPAAAISAAAFDQVMHVNARAAAQVASRVAAKMIEAKLAGSIVNVSSQASLVALDDHLSYCASKAALDAITRVQCAEWGRFGIRVNSVNPTVTLTPMAAMAWSDPAKRDPALAAIPLGRFAQTLDVALPVLFLLSDAAGMISGVSLPIDGGYTSR, encoded by the coding sequence ATGACCACCACCTTCAACTTCACCCACCGGCGCATTCTCGTCACCGGTGCCACCAGCGGCATCGGCCATGAGATTGCCCTTCAGCTCATCAACAGCGGCGCCGAAGTCTTCGCCCTCGGCCGCGACGCCGAGGCCTTGGCCAGGTTGGGCTGCCACGCGGTGTGCGTGGACATCGCCGACAGCGCCGCCCTCGACAACGCCCTGCATGACCTGCCGCCACTGCACGGCCTGGTCAACTGCGCCGGTATTTCCCGGCTTGAACCCGCCGCCGCGATCAGCGCCGCCGCCTTCGATCAGGTGATGCACGTAAACGCCCGTGCCGCCGCCCAGGTCGCCAGCCGGGTCGCGGCAAAAATGATCGAGGCGAAGCTCGCCGGCAGCATCGTCAACGTCTCCAGCCAGGCTTCGTTGGTCGCCCTCGACGATCACCTCAGCTACTGCGCCTCCAAAGCTGCCCTGGACGCCATCACCCGCGTGCAATGCGCCGAGTGGGGCCGCTTCGGCATTCGCGTCAACAGCGTCAACCCCACGGTCACCCTCACGCCGATGGCCGCCATGGCCTGGTCCGACCCAGCCAAGCGCGATCCGGCGTTGGCGGCCATTCCCTTGGGGCGTTTTGCTCAGACGCTGGACGTGGCGCTACCGGTGCTGTTCCTGCTCAGCGATGCCGCCGGCATGATCAGCGGCGTGAGCCTGCCGATCGATGGCGGCTACACCAGTCGCTAG